The proteins below are encoded in one region of Candidatus Moraniibacteriota bacterium:
- a CDS encoding glycosyltransferase family 4 protein: protein MRILFISRAYPPVTGGIENQNYELSVWLQKFSHTKTIANRYGKKFLPIFFPYIILRTLIIAHRYDIILLGDGVLALVGFIIKKFFPRKTVISIVHGLDLTYKNSFYQKWWVSSFLPSLDGLIAVSKETHALALERNIPDTKIVVIPNGVDVESVSKEYTRADLATLLGKDISETTVLLTAGRLAKRKGVEWFIRNVIPILPASILYVVSGDGIERENIECAIRETQSEGRVLLLGRVSDTDRNILLNTVDIFVQPNIHIDGDMEGFGIAVIEATACGRPVVASNIEGLKDAIAHNENGILVESGHAEAFQNVLIDLIDHPEKRQDIGMRARQYTKTHYHWNIIARSYVKALEQFICK, encoded by the coding sequence ATGCGAATTTTATTCATCTCACGAGCCTATCCACCAGTGACGGGCGGTATCGAAAACCAGAATTACGAGCTTTCTGTATGGCTTCAGAAATTTTCTCACACGAAAACAATTGCCAATCGGTATGGGAAAAAATTTCTTCCAATCTTCTTTCCGTATATTATTCTTCGAACCCTCATCATTGCTCATCGCTACGATATTATTCTTCTTGGTGATGGAGTTTTGGCACTTGTTGGTTTTATTATCAAGAAATTTTTTCCCAGGAAAACGGTTATTTCTATCGTACATGGACTCGATCTCACCTATAAGAATTCTTTCTATCAAAAATGGTGGGTCTCTTCTTTTCTCCCTTCACTCGACGGACTTATCGCGGTAAGCAAAGAAACTCATGCGCTTGCTCTCGAAAGAAATATTCCTGATACAAAAATAGTGGTCATACCAAACGGTGTCGATGTAGAATCTGTCAGTAAAGAATATACTCGTGCTGATCTCGCTACACTTCTTGGAAAAGATATTTCAGAAACTACTGTTCTTCTTACTGCGGGACGATTGGCGAAACGTAAAGGAGTCGAATGGTTCATAAGAAATGTGATACCGATACTTCCCGCCTCTATTCTTTATGTTGTTTCCGGTGACGGTATCGAGAGAGAAAATATTGAGTGTGCCATTCGAGAGACACAAAGTGAGGGACGCGTACTTCTTTTGGGACGAGTTTCTGATACAGATCGCAATATTCTTTTGAATACAGTGGATATTTTTGTCCAACCCAATATTCATATTGATGGAGATATGGAAGGATTTGGCATTGCAGTGATCGAAGCTACGGCCTGTGGTCGTCCTGTCGTTGCTTCCAATATCGAGGGACTGAAAGATGCTATCGCGCACAATGAAAATGGTATACTGGTAGAATCAGGTCACGCTGAAGCTTTTCAGAACGTTCTTATTGATCTTATTGATCATCCAGAGAAACGACAAGATATAGGTATGCGTGCACGTCAGTATACAAAAACACACTATCATTGGAATATCATCGCACGTTCTTATGTGAAAGCATTGGAACAGTTTATTTGTAAGTAA
- a CDS encoding glycosyltransferase family 2 protein — MRLIVNLPAFNEEIKLGNTIKRIPRTFRGIDDVLVQIIDDGSTDRTVEEARLADADIIVSHDGNHGLGVMFRTARESALENGADILVNIDADGQFDPNDIQKMIDPLLAHKADMVIADRFSEISAKNIPFIKEKLNRFGSWLVGKSLGKPVTDLTCGFRALNREALLRLNDPTGFTYTQETIIDAIGKNLKLLWVPVEVTYFEDRKSRVVKTIWKYVNNSTRVIIKAFRDIRPMKFFATPGVILITFACILFVLFLGLYFPDMKIAPYRNYLFASAIFFLIGLQLVIFGLIADMVKGSRILSEEILYRMRVEKYRK, encoded by the coding sequence ATGCGACTTATCGTTAATCTCCCGGCATTCAATGAAGAAATAAAATTAGGGAATACTATCAAAAGAATTCCCCGTACTTTTCGTGGTATCGATGATGTATTGGTGCAAATAATCGATGATGGTTCTACTGATCGTACTGTCGAAGAAGCTCGTCTCGCTGATGCCGATATCATTGTTTCTCACGATGGCAATCATGGTCTCGGAGTAATGTTTCGTACTGCACGTGAAAGCGCCCTTGAGAATGGCGCGGATATTTTGGTTAATATTGATGCTGATGGACAATTCGATCCCAATGATATTCAAAAAATGATTGATCCCCTCCTTGCTCACAAGGCAGATATGGTGATCGCCGATCGTTTTTCAGAAATCAGTGCCAAGAATATTCCTTTTATCAAAGAAAAATTGAATCGATTTGGTTCTTGGCTTGTTGGTAAATCTCTCGGGAAACCAGTCACAGATCTCACCTGCGGATTTCGTGCCCTCAATAGAGAAGCGTTGTTACGACTCAATGATCCTACTGGATTTACCTATACTCAAGAAACTATCATTGATGCTATAGGAAAAAATCTCAAATTGCTTTGGGTACCTGTTGAAGTGACATATTTTGAAGATCGCAAATCACGCGTCGTCAAAACAATTTGGAAATATGTCAACAACAGCACGAGAGTGATCATCAAGGCATTTCGCGATATAAGACCAATGAAATTCTTCGCGACTCCAGGAGTAATACTCATTACTTTCGCATGTATTCTTTTCGTTCTTTTTCTTGGATTGTATTTTCCAGATATGAAGATTGCTCCATACAGAAACTATCTTTTTGCTTCTGCTATCTTCTTTCTTATTGGACTTCAACTCGTCATCTTTGGTCTTATCGCTGATATGGTCAAAGGATCGAGAATATTGAGCGAAGAAATCCTCTATCGTATGCGTGTCGAAAAATATCGTAAATAA
- a CDS encoding nucleotide sugar dehydrogenase: MANYDLKTVAVIGLGYVGLPLAVRSQERGYTVIGFDLNKEKIKTLQSGKHIWKDAYLEANIPKYPFRATSDPSDIAPADIHIICVPTPVDSAHHPDLGPVIGACEIVATQAKKGALVVLESTVNPYVSEEVVRPIFEQHGFVIGKDIFISHCPERINPGDPKWNVTNIPRVVGSFEKKGLEMSLQFYRSIVDADIRPMKTIREAEAVKILENSFRNVNIAFVNEIARSFDKLDIDVKDVINGAATKPFAFMAHYPSCGIGGHCIPVDPHYLVERAKASGFDHEFLKLAIKTNNEMPEYTVERLQDALNENKMPMKGTVVGVLGLSYKANVEDIRESPSFEIIKHLKKHYSKVETFDPYVKSDSSMKSLEAILKKSQAIIVATNHQVFIETITPTLLKKHGIKVIIDGKNCLDRNAFQKAGIIYKGIGR, translated from the coding sequence ATGGCAAATTATGATTTGAAGACTGTTGCGGTGATTGGTCTTGGTTACGTCGGACTCCCTCTTGCGGTACGTTCCCAAGAAAGAGGATATACTGTCATTGGTTTTGATTTGAATAAAGAAAAGATAAAAACTCTTCAGTCTGGTAAACATATTTGGAAGGATGCATATCTCGAAGCAAATATTCCCAAGTACCCCTTTCGAGCAACATCTGATCCATCTGATATTGCTCCAGCAGATATACATATCATCTGTGTGCCGACACCGGTTGACAGCGCTCATCATCCTGATCTCGGTCCGGTGATCGGTGCATGTGAGATTGTCGCTACGCAGGCCAAAAAGGGAGCGCTCGTCGTTCTCGAATCCACCGTCAATCCATACGTATCCGAAGAAGTCGTGCGACCAATTTTCGAGCAACATGGTTTCGTCATTGGAAAAGATATTTTTATTTCACACTGTCCAGAGCGCATCAATCCAGGAGACCCGAAGTGGAATGTAACCAATATCCCTCGTGTCGTTGGTTCATTCGAAAAGAAGGGTCTCGAAATGTCTCTTCAATTCTATCGCAGTATCGTCGATGCTGATATCCGACCGATGAAAACCATCCGTGAGGCAGAGGCAGTAAAAATCCTCGAAAATTCCTTCCGTAACGTGAACATCGCTTTTGTCAATGAGATTGCTCGTTCATTCGACAAGCTCGATATCGATGTAAAGGATGTCATCAATGGCGCTGCTACAAAACCATTCGCTTTTATGGCACATTACCCCTCATGCGGTATCGGTGGACACTGTATTCCTGTTGATCCTCATTATCTCGTCGAACGTGCCAAAGCATCAGGATTTGATCATGAATTTTTGAAGCTCGCTATCAAAACAAACAACGAAATGCCGGAATATACCGTCGAACGTCTCCAAGATGCTTTGAATGAAAACAAAATGCCGATGAAAGGTACGGTTGTCGGAGTACTCGGTCTTTCTTACAAAGCGAATGTTGAAGATATCCGTGAATCCCCTTCATTTGAGATCATCAAACATCTGAAGAAGCATTATTCTAAAGTAGAAACATTTGATCCGTATGTGAAATCAGATTCGAGCATGAAATCACTCGAAGCCATTCTCAAGAAGTCTCAGGCAATCATCGTAGCGACCAATCATCAGGTATTCATCGAAACCATCACCCCTACACTTCTCAAGAAACACGGGATAAAAGTGATCATCGATGGAAAGAATTGTCTCGATCGAAATGCATTTCAGAAAGCAGGGATTATTTATAAAGGTATCGGCCGATAA
- a CDS encoding HD domain-containing protein — protein MFLTKKIERAIVLSTVLHSNQKRKISGVPYIIHPYSVAFLLAHYIDDEDVIIAGLLHDTLEDVPTFTEKMLEEEFGSRVCAIVKEVTENYTQEEKENPKMRPASWQYRKEGYLKGLKDDSTEALLIASADKIHNMRSFLDEYPLHFETIWESFHTDKEKILWFYSEATRIIKERLDHPLALELQKVFEEFETTLRKS, from the coding sequence ATGTTTCTGACAAAAAAAATTGAACGTGCGATTGTACTTTCTACAGTGCTTCATAGCAATCAGAAGCGGAAAATAAGCGGAGTACCCTATATTATTCATCCGTATTCTGTTGCATTTCTTTTGGCTCATTATATCGATGATGAGGATGTTATTATTGCGGGACTGCTTCATGATACACTTGAAGACGTACCGACGTTTACCGAAAAGATGCTGGAGGAAGAATTTGGGAGTCGTGTCTGTGCCATCGTCAAAGAAGTGACAGAGAACTACACCCAGGAAGAAAAAGAAAATCCAAAAATGCGTCCGGCATCGTGGCAGTATCGAAAAGAAGGATATTTGAAAGGTCTCAAAGATGATAGTACCGAAGCCCTTCTTATCGCTTCGGCTGACAAAATTCATAATATGCGTTCGTTTCTTGATGAATATCCTCTCCACTTCGAAACTATTTGGGAGAGTTTTCATACAGATAAAGAGAAAATACTCTGGTTCTATAGTGAAGCAACACGTATTATCAAAGAAAGACTCGATCACCCACTCGCTCTAGAGCTCCAAAAAGTATTTGAAGAATTTGAAACAACATTAAGAAAATCATAG